The following proteins come from a genomic window of Nitrospirota bacterium:
- a CDS encoding YaiO family outer membrane beta-barrel protein produces MILLVLGLAAVMTDNTPSANPEYREPAAQYRLADLEVNPGLYDSDVIFDKNPEVKGEPDQYKWALSLSYGLSDFSPNRGQWNDYSVTLRHYWENASLGLEYLSAERFDHNADALALDAYVDYWRRAYANLRYQYALDPDHYPDYSYRMEIFQGVGKGWELAGSYDHLNFDGNSVDLYGAGLGKYTGNWYLRWRTLFVPSTARLGISHRALARYYYAGNGDDYMEINGGFSRGGEFIRGTRIVETTKSRSIGAAFQKYFHPRWGIKLSAGYDDDKDSYVERSFSIGIFTRWL; encoded by the coding sequence ATGATTCTTCTGGTATTGGGTCTTGCCGCTGTTATGACTGATAATACCCCGTCAGCGAATCCGGAATATCGTGAACCTGCCGCACAGTATCGCCTCGCAGATCTTGAAGTAAATCCCGGGCTGTACGACTCAGATGTCATATTTGATAAAAATCCTGAAGTTAAAGGAGAACCTGATCAATACAAATGGGCGCTGAGTCTGTCCTATGGTCTCAGCGACTTCTCGCCAAACCGAGGCCAGTGGAACGATTACAGTGTCACACTGCGGCACTATTGGGAAAATGCCTCTCTGGGATTGGAATATCTAAGTGCCGAACGGTTCGATCACAACGCCGACGCCTTAGCTCTGGATGCATACGTTGATTACTGGCGCCGGGCATATGCTAATCTTCGGTATCAGTATGCATTGGATCCTGACCACTACCCTGACTATTCCTACCGAATGGAGATTTTTCAGGGGGTTGGAAAGGGATGGGAACTTGCCGGCAGTTATGACCACCTTAATTTCGACGGCAACAGCGTTGATCTCTACGGCGCCGGCCTCGGGAAATACACAGGCAACTGGTACCTTCGCTGGAGGACACTATTTGTCCCTTCCACTGCAAGACTGGGAATATCCCACCGCGCCTTAGCCCGATATTACTATGCCGGCAACGGAGATGATTATATGGAAATAAATGGCGGTTTCAGCAGGGGTGGAGAATTCATAAGGGGGACCAGGATCGTCGAAACAACAAAGAGCCGGTCCATTGGAGCGGCTTTCCAGAAGTATTTTCATCCGCGCTGGGGTATTAAATTATCAGCCGGCTATGACGATGACAAGGATTCCTATGTTGAGAGGAGTTTCTCCATTGGCATCTTCACCCGATGGTTATGA